The Granulicella sibirica genome has a segment encoding these proteins:
- a CDS encoding 3-keto-disaccharide hydrolase gives MLLRMKKAFVLAALGFSLFVSFASAQTANTLTPKEKADGWRLLFDGKTTDGWRSARGGGFPTTGWAVKDGTITVTETGGEESGNGGDIVTTRVYSDFELSVDFKTSPGANSGIMYFVDLDLMPWKNGHGSPIGFEYQILDDALHPDAKRGKNGDRTVASLYDMIPAAADKPIKPVGEWNTARIVVRGKHGEHWLNGAKVLEYDRDSPEFKAILAESKYHVFPSYGQSASGYLLLQDHGFPVWFRNIKIRETKENTAGE, from the coding sequence ATGCTGTTGCGTATGAAAAAGGCCTTTGTTCTCGCTGCCCTGGGTTTCTCTCTCTTCGTGTCTTTCGCTTCCGCACAGACGGCGAACACGCTCACGCCGAAGGAAAAGGCTGATGGCTGGCGACTGCTCTTCGACGGAAAGACGACCGACGGCTGGAGGAGTGCGCGTGGGGGTGGCTTTCCGACAACCGGTTGGGCGGTGAAGGACGGCACCATCACGGTGACGGAGACGGGTGGGGAAGAGTCGGGCAACGGCGGCGACATTGTGACGACGCGGGTCTACTCGGACTTTGAGTTGTCGGTGGATTTCAAGACGTCTCCGGGAGCGAACTCGGGGATCATGTACTTCGTCGACCTGGACCTGATGCCGTGGAAGAATGGCCACGGCTCCCCCATTGGGTTCGAGTACCAGATACTGGACGACGCGCTGCACCCGGATGCGAAGCGAGGCAAGAATGGTGACCGCACCGTTGCTTCGCTGTATGACATGATTCCGGCCGCTGCCGACAAGCCGATCAAGCCTGTCGGCGAGTGGAACACGGCCCGGATCGTGGTGCGCGGGAAGCATGGCGAGCACTGGCTGAACGGGGCGAAGGTGCTGGAGTACGACCGCGACTCGCCGGAGTTCAAGGCGATCCTTGCGGAGAGCAAATACCACGTTTTCCCGAGCTACGGTCAGTCGGCGAGTGGATACCTCCTGCTGCAGGACCATGGGTTTCCGGTTTGGTTCCGGAATATTAAGATTCGGGAGACGAAGGAAAACACGGCGGGGGAGTAA
- a CDS encoding M3 family metallopeptidase: MMGDLGAMQSVEFEPSNPFSAPSALPFQAPAFDRIKDEDYLPAIEAGMEEQRREIRAISESSDSPTFENTIVAMERTGRLFARVMSVFGAVAGANTNDLIQAVQEEIAPKLAAHGDAIYLDAKLFARVDAVFAQRASLGLDAESLRLLEVTHEDFVHAGAKLTDDQKARITKLNEEESTLQNAFATKLLAANKEGAFHTLNREVLAGLSEAQIARAAEVAKERGVEGYVLVLHNTTQQPVLADLTNRETRRAVFEQAWNRTERGGETDTRAIVTRLAALRAEKAALLGKASYAEWKLENQMAKAPGAAGKFLDGLVAEATGKARSEAAEIQALIDAQGGGFELEPWDWEFYAEQVRKARFDLDEAEVKPYFEAYRVLEDGVFFAASGLYGLRFEERKDLPLYHPDMRVFEVFDDAGKTLALFYVDFFKRDNKRGGAWMSEFVGQSKLLGTIPVVYNVCNYPKPAPGDPGLISFDDVITMFHEFGHGLHGILSNVMYPSLAGTSVPRDFVEFPSQFNEHWALYPEVFANYARHYETGAAMPEEMARKLREAEAFNKGYQQTEVLAAAQLDMQWHTLAAGVGVEDPGGFERMALEKKTLALKEIPPRYRSSYFAHIWGGGYAAGYYAYLWSESLEMNAFQWFEEHGGLTRENGQRLREMVLSRGNSEDLEGMYRRWIGKDVVMGAALEGQDLGRAEE, translated from the coding sequence ATGATGGGAGATTTGGGCGCGATGCAGAGTGTGGAGTTTGAACCGAGTAACCCGTTTTCCGCGCCGAGTGCGCTGCCGTTTCAGGCTCCGGCCTTCGACCGGATCAAGGACGAGGACTACCTCCCGGCGATCGAGGCTGGGATGGAGGAGCAGAGGCGAGAGATTCGGGCTATCTCCGAAAGCTCCGATTCGCCTACGTTCGAGAATACGATTGTTGCGATGGAGCGGACCGGGCGACTGTTTGCCCGGGTGATGTCGGTGTTTGGCGCGGTTGCCGGGGCGAATACCAACGACCTGATTCAAGCCGTGCAGGAAGAGATCGCTCCGAAGCTGGCGGCGCATGGGGATGCCATTTATCTCGATGCGAAGCTGTTTGCGCGTGTGGATGCGGTGTTTGCGCAGCGGGCGTCGCTTGGGCTGGATGCAGAATCGCTGCGCCTGCTGGAGGTGACGCATGAGGACTTCGTTCATGCTGGCGCGAAGTTGACGGACGACCAGAAGGCTCGGATCACGAAGCTGAATGAGGAGGAGTCGACGCTGCAGAATGCATTTGCGACGAAGCTTCTGGCGGCGAATAAAGAAGGTGCGTTCCATACGCTCAATCGCGAGGTGCTGGCGGGGTTGAGTGAGGCACAGATCGCCAGAGCCGCCGAGGTTGCGAAGGAACGTGGGGTCGAGGGGTATGTGCTTGTGCTGCACAACACGACGCAGCAGCCGGTTCTTGCGGACCTGACGAACCGGGAGACGCGGCGGGCAGTCTTCGAGCAGGCGTGGAACCGGACGGAGCGGGGTGGTGAGACGGACACGCGAGCGATCGTGACCCGGCTGGCGGCGCTGCGAGCGGAGAAGGCGGCATTGCTTGGCAAGGCGAGCTACGCGGAGTGGAAGCTTGAGAACCAGATGGCCAAGGCCCCGGGGGCGGCGGGCAAATTCCTGGACGGACTTGTGGCCGAGGCGACCGGGAAGGCACGGAGCGAGGCGGCGGAGATTCAAGCTCTGATCGATGCGCAGGGTGGTGGATTTGAGCTTGAGCCCTGGGATTGGGAGTTCTATGCCGAGCAGGTGAGGAAGGCCCGCTTCGATCTCGATGAGGCGGAGGTGAAGCCTTATTTCGAGGCGTACCGCGTGCTCGAGGATGGGGTGTTCTTCGCGGCTTCGGGGCTCTACGGGCTTCGCTTCGAGGAGCGGAAGGACCTCCCTTTGTATCACCCGGATATGCGGGTGTTTGAGGTTTTCGACGACGCGGGCAAGACGCTGGCGCTGTTCTACGTCGACTTCTTCAAGCGGGATAACAAGCGGGGCGGGGCATGGATGAGCGAGTTCGTCGGGCAGTCGAAGCTGCTTGGGACGATTCCGGTGGTCTATAACGTCTGCAACTATCCGAAACCTGCTCCGGGAGATCCCGGGCTGATCAGCTTCGATGATGTGATCACGATGTTCCATGAGTTCGGGCACGGGCTGCATGGGATTCTGTCGAACGTAATGTATCCGAGTCTGGCGGGGACGTCGGTGCCTCGGGACTTCGTCGAGTTTCCTTCTCAGTTCAACGAGCATTGGGCGCTGTATCCGGAGGTGTTCGCGAACTATGCGCGACACTACGAGACGGGCGCGGCGATGCCGGAAGAGATGGCGCGGAAGCTCCGGGAGGCGGAAGCTTTCAACAAAGGGTATCAGCAGACCGAAGTGCTGGCGGCGGCGCAGCTCGACATGCAGTGGCACACGCTGGCGGCGGGGGTTGGGGTCGAGGATCCGGGTGGATTTGAGCGGATGGCGCTCGAGAAGAAGACGCTGGCGCTGAAGGAGATTCCGCCGCGGTATCGGTCGAGCTACTTCGCGCATATATGGGGTGGGGGCTATGCGGCTGGGTACTATGCGTATCTGTGGAGCGAGTCGCTTGAGATGAATGCGTTTCAGTGGTTCGAGGAGCATGGCGGCTTGACGCGGGAGAACGGGCAGAGACTGCGGGAGATGGTTCTTTCGCGGGGGAATAGCGAAGATCTGGAGGGGATGTACCGGCGGTGGATTGGTAAGGATGTCGTGATGGGCGCGGCGCTTGAGGGGCAGGATTTGGGTAGGGCCGAAGAGTAG
- the cyoE gene encoding heme o synthase — MAISATTDQILAKPHTLAADYVALLKPRVSTMVVITAGAGFYLGSLRSGISPFHAGLIQALAGIAIVTAGSSILNQALERRTDGLMRRTADRPMAAGRIGLAHGLILGFLAVFLGSLYLALETNPITGMLTLLTAISYVAIYTPLKRVTVINTFIGAFPGALPPLIGWTAVRGVIEWPAVALFAILFVWQFPHFMAIGWMYRDDYRSAGVRLTPTLPNIRWAARSTVIQALFYAVIMIPVSLWPTALGITGIPYAIAATILSIGYLVYTVRFARITRSPELPSSRVPARELLRFSVIYLPLLLAAMMLNAQGRLLF, encoded by the coding sequence GTGGCCATCTCCGCGACAACCGATCAGATCCTCGCGAAGCCGCACACCCTCGCAGCGGACTACGTTGCCCTGCTGAAGCCGCGCGTATCCACAATGGTCGTCATCACCGCCGGAGCCGGTTTCTACCTCGGCAGCCTCCGCAGCGGTATTTCGCCCTTCCACGCAGGCCTCATCCAGGCTCTCGCCGGTATCGCGATCGTCACCGCCGGCTCGAGCATCCTCAACCAGGCCCTCGAGCGCCGCACCGACGGCCTCATGCGCCGCACCGCCGACCGCCCCATGGCCGCCGGACGCATCGGCCTCGCCCACGGACTCATCCTCGGCTTCCTCGCCGTCTTCCTCGGCTCCCTCTATCTCGCCCTCGAAACCAACCCCATCACCGGCATGCTGACGCTCCTCACGGCCATCAGCTACGTCGCCATCTACACCCCCCTCAAGCGCGTGACGGTCATCAACACCTTCATCGGAGCCTTCCCCGGAGCCCTCCCACCCCTCATCGGCTGGACCGCCGTCCGCGGCGTCATCGAGTGGCCCGCCGTCGCCCTTTTCGCCATCCTCTTCGTCTGGCAGTTCCCCCACTTCATGGCCATCGGCTGGATGTACCGCGACGACTACCGATCCGCCGGCGTCCGCCTCACTCCCACCCTGCCCAACATTCGATGGGCCGCCCGCTCCACCGTCATCCAGGCCCTCTTCTACGCCGTCATCATGATCCCCGTTTCCCTCTGGCCCACCGCCCTGGGCATCACCGGCATCCCCTACGCCATCGCCGCGACCATCCTCTCCATCGGCTACCTCGTCTACACCGTTCGCTTTGCCCGTATCACCCGCAGCCCCGAGCTTCCCTCCTCGCGCGTCCCTGCCCGCGAACTCCTCCGCTTCTCCGTCATCTATTTACCCCTGCTCCTGGCCGCCATGATGCTCAACGCCCAGGGCCGCCTGCTGTTTTAG
- a CDS encoding DUF420 domain-containing protein: MPTQSLPITPSRTPLSIVVGIVGVSAIASLFLAWLVYYHQPSDVAGTQLAFLPALNAVLNTCCTVALLFGLSFIRRRAITLHRNSMFVAFVFSSLFLVSYITNHALHGDAHFHGTGPIRPFYFALLISHILLSVIALPMILITFFFSLTGRFPLHRKIARYTYPIWLYVSVTGVIVYAMLASYR, translated from the coding sequence ATGCCCACCCAAAGCCTCCCCATCACGCCTTCCCGCACCCCTCTCTCGATCGTCGTCGGGATCGTCGGCGTAAGCGCGATCGCAAGCCTTTTCCTCGCCTGGCTCGTCTACTACCACCAGCCGTCCGACGTCGCCGGAACCCAGCTTGCCTTCCTTCCCGCGCTCAACGCCGTCCTCAACACCTGCTGCACCGTGGCCCTGCTCTTCGGCCTGTCCTTCATCCGCCGCCGCGCCATCACCCTGCACCGCAACAGCATGTTCGTGGCATTCGTCTTCTCGTCCCTCTTCCTCGTCTCCTACATCACCAACCACGCCCTGCACGGCGACGCCCACTTCCACGGCACCGGCCCCATCCGCCCCTTCTACTTCGCCCTCCTCATATCGCATATCCTCCTGTCCGTCATCGCTCTCCCGATGATCCTCATCACCTTCTTCTTCTCGCTGACAGGTCGTTTCCCACTGCATAGAAAAATCGCCCGCTACACCTACCCCATCTGGCTCTATGTCTCCGTCACCGGTGTCATCGTGTATGCCATGCTCGCGAGCTACCGATAG
- a CDS encoding lipocalin family protein: protein MSTRLGTMLGLIVLLALGQVSHGQTVTAVPMLDLTKFTGNWYEIARLQTKRDKVCDHDSVVLVALGDKKDSLQFVIACQTKKGFTQVRNESGKPAEKTGSGKLKVTTLWPFSRKYWVLAVDPNYDWALVGSPNHKELWVLARAGTMDTGLLANIEGKALAEGFNTAKLIATPQTRRYQIY from the coding sequence ATGTCGACGCGGCTCGGGACGATGTTGGGCTTGATAGTATTGCTGGCCTTGGGGCAGGTATCGCATGGTCAGACCGTGACGGCTGTGCCCATGCTGGACCTGACCAAGTTCACGGGGAACTGGTACGAGATTGCGCGTCTTCAAACCAAGCGGGACAAGGTGTGCGACCACGACTCGGTGGTGCTGGTTGCGCTTGGGGACAAGAAAGACAGCCTCCAGTTTGTGATTGCGTGCCAGACAAAGAAGGGCTTCACGCAGGTGCGGAACGAGAGTGGCAAGCCCGCAGAGAAGACGGGAAGCGGCAAGTTGAAAGTGACGACTCTTTGGCCTTTCTCGCGGAAGTATTGGGTGCTTGCGGTGGATCCGAACTATGACTGGGCGCTGGTGGGGAGCCCGAATCACAAGGAGCTTTGGGTTCTGGCGCGGGCGGGGACCATGGATACCGGTTTGCTGGCGAATATCGAGGGGAAGGCTTTGGCGGAAGGCTTCAACACGGCCAAGTTGATTGCCACTCCGCAGACGAGGCGGTATCAGATCTACTAA
- a CDS encoding single-stranded DNA-binding protein codes for MAKGVNKVILLGNVGKDPEIRATAGGMQVASFTLATADRQKDAQGNWTDKTEWHNLVAFQRTAEIVRDYVKKGTQLYIEGKIQTRSWDDKESGQKKYRTEILVNDLQLLGSKGGGASEGGSYGGETRNSYSKPSSTSYDQRQPATTPDYGDTGITDDDIPF; via the coding sequence ATGGCAAAAGGCGTCAACAAAGTAATCCTCCTCGGCAACGTCGGCAAAGATCCCGAGATCCGCGCCACGGCCGGCGGCATGCAGGTCGCGAGCTTCACCCTCGCCACCGCCGACCGCCAGAAAGACGCTCAGGGCAACTGGACCGACAAGACCGAATGGCACAACCTCGTCGCCTTCCAGCGCACCGCCGAGATCGTTCGCGACTACGTCAAAAAGGGCACACAGCTCTACATCGAGGGTAAAATCCAGACCCGCTCCTGGGACGACAAGGAGTCCGGCCAGAAGAAGTACCGTACCGAGATCCTCGTCAACGACCTCCAACTCCTCGGCAGCAAGGGTGGCGGAGCCTCCGAAGGAGGAAGCTACGGAGGCGAGACCCGCAACAGCTACTCCAAGCCAAGCTCCACCAGCTACGATCAGCGCCAGCCAGCCACCACCCCCGACTATGGTGATACCGGCATCACCGACGACGACATTCCCTTCTAG
- a CDS encoding PilZ domain-containing protein — protein MEGSEFGGRRHVRVGYSGGTVTVRCNLSGPFLPGSLIDISISGCLILMQDPLPVTPSQVIELHFDLNSLAFRVLGFVRHARKPRQIGVEFHHLSEQARSDLEGFIDYFAPAGVNVLQP, from the coding sequence ATGGAAGGCTCTGAATTCGGCGGTCGGCGACACGTTCGGGTTGGCTACAGCGGTGGAACCGTGACGGTACGCTGCAACCTCTCAGGCCCATTCCTGCCCGGTTCCCTCATCGATATCAGCATCAGCGGCTGCCTCATCCTGATGCAGGATCCTCTGCCGGTCACACCATCGCAGGTCATCGAGCTCCACTTCGATCTCAACAGCCTCGCCTTTCGTGTCCTCGGCTTCGTTCGCCACGCCCGCAAGCCAAGACAGATCGGCGTCGAGTTCCATCACCTATCCGAACAGGCCAGGAGCGATCTCGAAGGCTTCATCGACTACTTCGCCCCTGCCGGCGTCAACGTGCTCCAGCCTTAG